Proteins from one Ovis aries strain OAR_USU_Benz2616 breed Rambouillet chromosome 12, ARS-UI_Ramb_v3.0, whole genome shotgun sequence genomic window:
- the LOC121816076 gene encoding uncharacterized protein LOC121816076, protein MGRETGVDRCSLSVLRVKQFEIDSPEEIGSSHALKDRSQLLSDKRRGRTSNQEGRTIQAGIEQQKACGSSQGSWPGHRTAVRDRAARVWGCNSSRVNDPRPGTQVRKRSKKGGPEVRLSWIPPQGPYLARLRTSRGKGLELRSHLTLSKPGRCLLYFLVFVRSPAPLELVAAQRIRTRSGKMGRCHEGSSRQVLERKSHSSRL, encoded by the exons TTTGAAATCGATAGTCCTGAAGAGATTGGTAGCAGCCATGCTTTAAAGGACCGCTCTCAGCTTCTCTCAGACAAGAGGCGAGGGC GGACAAGCAATCAAGAGGGCAGAACTATTCAGGCTGGAATAGAGCAACAGAAAGCATGTGGCAGTTCCCAAGGCTCCTGGCCGGGTCACCGCACTGCGGTTAGAGACAGAGCTGCCAGGGTCTGGGGCTGTAACAGCTCCAGGGTTAATGATCCAAGGCCAGGAACACAAGTCAGGAAGCGCTCCAAGAAGGGGGGACCTGAGGTGAGGCTTAGCTGG ATCCCTCCTCAGGGACCGTACCTCGCCAGGCTGAGAACTTCCCGAGGAAAGGGGCTGGAGCTTCGTTCACATCTCACGTTGAGCAAACCAGGACGGTGCCTCCTATACTTCCTTGTGTTTGTGCGCAG CCCAGCTCCCCTGGAACTTGTGGCAGCACAGAGGATCCGGACTCGGTCAGGAAAAATGGGAAGGTGTCATGAAGGGAGCAGCAGGCAAGTGCTGGAGAGAAAATCACATTCTTCTCGACTATGA